In Propionicimonas paludicola, a single window of DNA contains:
- a CDS encoding ABC transporter substrate-binding protein: MRKKFLAGIAVMAAATLAMTGCASGSTTAPTSAAGSSSAAAEEVTLEFAQWWEPELPANALRGLMDQFEKANPGIKVKLISGPYASTKEQVVAGAAAGTMSDVVGLDGAWVNDFVKQGSLANLSELMKAASFDEKQLAAQVQLNGSTWMIPVANFVYPMFVNDDLLKKAGVSAVPTNRTEFTAAAAALTKLGNNTAGWVLPLDSSAPNGIQNDVMSWVWSSGGSMLKDGKPYLTGNADVKSAMEFIKGMYDAGSIAKGSFTMKEQDKVNEFTNGRVGMMIDSLAHVNLIREQNKDLKFQVAAIPSADGYSGKRGMPYASWGIGVAANSKHQAEAFKLVAFLLGKDVNATLCNAAHAFPGNAQAVPDFVNSDPIFKQAFDIYQAGTPTNEFTGLPVAEDLMRSFDEQFQKYLAGKQSADDALAAAQKAWDAAFAG; encoded by the coding sequence ATGCGTAAGAAGTTCCTGGCGGGGATCGCTGTGATGGCAGCAGCGACTCTGGCAATGACTGGATGTGCCAGTGGCAGCACCACCGCACCGACTTCAGCCGCAGGTAGCAGCAGCGCCGCCGCTGAGGAAGTTACCCTCGAATTCGCCCAGTGGTGGGAGCCGGAACTGCCCGCCAACGCACTGCGCGGCCTCATGGATCAGTTCGAGAAGGCAAACCCGGGTATCAAGGTCAAGCTGATCAGCGGCCCGTACGCCTCCACCAAGGAGCAGGTCGTCGCCGGTGCCGCGGCCGGCACCATGTCCGACGTGGTCGGCCTCGACGGAGCCTGGGTCAACGACTTCGTGAAGCAGGGCTCGCTGGCCAACCTGTCCGAGCTGATGAAGGCAGCCAGCTTCGACGAGAAGCAGCTGGCTGCCCAGGTGCAGCTGAACGGCTCCACCTGGATGATCCCCGTGGCGAACTTCGTCTACCCGATGTTCGTCAACGACGATCTGCTCAAGAAGGCCGGCGTCTCCGCCGTCCCGACCAACCGCACCGAGTTCACCGCTGCCGCCGCCGCGCTGACCAAGCTCGGCAACAACACCGCTGGCTGGGTTCTCCCGCTGGATTCCAGCGCGCCCAACGGCATCCAGAACGACGTGATGAGCTGGGTCTGGTCGTCCGGTGGCTCGATGCTGAAGGACGGCAAGCCGTACCTGACCGGCAATGCTGATGTGAAGTCCGCCATGGAGTTCATCAAGGGCATGTACGACGCCGGCTCGATCGCCAAGGGCAGCTTCACCATGAAGGAGCAGGACAAGGTCAACGAGTTCACCAACGGCCGGGTGGGCATGATGATCGACTCGCTGGCTCACGTGAACCTGATCCGCGAGCAGAACAAGGATCTGAAGTTCCAGGTCGCCGCGATTCCGTCCGCTGATGGCTACTCCGGCAAGCGCGGTATGCCGTACGCATCGTGGGGCATCGGTGTTGCCGCCAACTCCAAGCACCAGGCCGAGGCCTTCAAGCTGGTCGCCTTCCTGCTCGGCAAGGATGTCAACGCCACCCTCTGCAACGCGGCCCACGCCTTCCCGGGCAACGCCCAGGCCGTGCCGGACTTCGTGAACAGTGATCCGATCTTCAAGCAGGCCTTCGACATCTACCAGGCAGGCACTCCGACCAACGAGTTCACCGGTCTGCCGGTGGCCGAGGATCTGATGCGTTCCTTCGATGAGCAGTTCCAGAAGTACCTGGCCGGCAAGCAGTCCGCAGATGATGCGCTGGCTGCTGCGCAGAAGGCCTGGGACGCAGCCTTCGCCGGCTGA
- a CDS encoding DeoR/GlpR family DNA-binding transcription regulator, with amino-acid sequence MAKENLYPARRRAEMLEFLRDRGQASIHELSTQFAVSEDTVRRDVETLAGQGSVERTHGGVTISREDRFNDVVPFVKRIDAHSAAKDEIARVASTFIEEGQSLIIYGGTTTLALAKYLAALRGITVVTNNLALPQELYSRGVREIYVLGGSFRPRSQVTIGPVALSDGAGKPRSIHARWAIIGVGGVSDEGTVWTSSLPEAGMMREMMDCASHTLLLADATKFGKQEFAEVADLSANTTLITEKRPSQALLDMAAEVGARVIITSEFEDAQSRD; translated from the coding sequence ATGGCTAAGGAGAACCTCTACCCTGCGCGTCGCCGTGCCGAGATGCTGGAGTTCTTGCGGGACCGGGGCCAGGCCTCGATTCACGAGTTGTCCACGCAGTTCGCGGTCTCGGAGGACACCGTCCGTCGCGACGTCGAGACCCTGGCCGGACAGGGTTCGGTCGAGCGGACGCACGGCGGGGTGACCATCTCCCGCGAGGACCGGTTCAACGATGTGGTGCCGTTCGTGAAGCGGATCGACGCACACTCCGCGGCCAAGGACGAGATCGCCCGGGTCGCGTCCACCTTCATCGAAGAGGGTCAGAGCCTGATCATCTACGGCGGGACGACCACGCTGGCACTGGCCAAGTACCTGGCGGCGCTGCGCGGCATCACCGTGGTCACCAACAACCTGGCCCTGCCTCAGGAGCTCTACTCCCGAGGGGTCCGCGAGATCTATGTGCTGGGTGGCTCGTTCCGTCCCCGCTCCCAGGTGACCATCGGCCCGGTGGCGCTGTCCGACGGTGCCGGCAAGCCGCGCTCGATCCACGCCCGCTGGGCCATCATCGGCGTCGGCGGCGTGTCCGACGAGGGGACGGTCTGGACCAGCAGCCTTCCTGAGGCCGGGATGATGCGGGAAATGATGGACTGCGCCTCGCACACTCTGCTGCTGGCCGATGCCACCAAGTTCGGCAAGCAGGAGTTCGCCGAAGTCGCCGACCTGTCGGCCAACACCACTCTGATCACCGAGAAGCGGCCCAGCCAGGCGCTGCTCGATATGGCCGCCGAGGTCGGCGCCCGAGTGATCATCACCAGCGAGTTCGAGGACGCCCAGTCCCGCGACTGA
- a CDS encoding adenosine deaminase produces MGFAELHLHLEGTLEPELAFELAERNQLTLPWRDVDDLRSRFDYGCLQDFLDIYYANMAVLRTEADFAELTDAYLARAARAGVVRAEVFLDLQAHTARGVPAEVVLAGVSDALSRSEVDHGVSSGLIVTFLRHLSADDAECAYDQALATGVELLGIGLCSSEVGFPAAPFAPLWQRARADGLHTVAHAGEEGGPDYVWEALRELKVERVDHGIRAVEDPSLVAHLAEQRIPLTSCPLSNVRLKAVPHLAAHPLPAMLDAGLLVTVNSDDPAYFGGYLDDNLVAVRDQFGLRQDQLDTLACNSIEASFLPAAEKARLLAVG; encoded by the coding sequence ATGGGCTTCGCGGAACTGCATCTGCATCTGGAGGGGACGCTCGAGCCGGAGCTCGCCTTCGAGCTGGCTGAGCGCAACCAGCTCACCCTGCCTTGGCGCGATGTGGACGATCTGCGCAGCCGCTTCGACTACGGCTGCCTGCAGGACTTCCTGGACATCTACTACGCGAACATGGCCGTGTTGCGCACGGAGGCCGACTTCGCCGAGCTGACCGACGCCTACCTGGCCCGGGCTGCCCGGGCCGGCGTCGTCCGGGCCGAGGTCTTCCTGGATCTACAAGCACATACGGCCCGCGGAGTGCCGGCAGAGGTGGTCCTGGCCGGAGTCAGCGACGCGTTGAGCCGATCCGAGGTCGACCATGGGGTGAGTTCGGGGCTGATCGTCACCTTCCTGCGCCACCTCAGTGCGGACGACGCCGAGTGCGCCTACGACCAGGCCCTGGCCACCGGGGTCGAGCTCCTCGGGATCGGGCTGTGCTCGTCCGAGGTCGGTTTCCCGGCCGCACCATTCGCCCCGCTGTGGCAGCGGGCGCGCGCCGACGGGCTGCACACCGTCGCTCACGCCGGCGAGGAAGGCGGCCCTGACTACGTGTGGGAGGCGCTGCGCGAGCTGAAGGTGGAGCGGGTCGACCACGGCATCCGGGCCGTGGAGGATCCGTCACTGGTCGCGCATCTGGCCGAGCAGCGGATCCCGCTGACCAGCTGCCCGCTGTCGAACGTCCGGTTGAAGGCGGTACCGCACCTGGCCGCGCATCCGCTCCCGGCCATGCTGGACGCCGGCCTGCTGGTCACCGTGAACTCCGACGATCCGGCCTACTTCGGCGGCTATCTGGACGACAACCTGGTCGCCGTCCGCGATCAGTTCGGGCTCAGGCAGGATCAGCTGGACACCCTGGCCTGCAACAGCATCGAGGCCTCATTCCTGCCCGCCGCCGAGAAGGCTCGGCTGCTGGCGGTCGGCTGA